The sequence tatttataataataaataatcaatCTGTCAAAATATTCTACTAAAGATCACTTGATCATCAATATTAATCAATAActtaatcaatattaaattctcaATTTTTTTGTCGATTCAAACTGCTCGAAAAGGGATGAAAGACGATTGCATTCTTCTTCATGGTTGTAATCAAGAGGAGGAGCAAAGTCTACTTCCAAGTCTGCGTCAAACACACTTATGGCAGATTCAGGTTTTGTTTCAACTATATTTATAGAATATATGGTGTTGTTGTAATCTAACTTAATGGTATCCCCTGTGGTCAAACAAGAGAAGTTCCTCAGAGAAACCTCCAAGAAAGCTTTTGGGTTGGATATGTCTAATAAATTCTTTGTGTGGGGCTGCAATTTCAAACTCCTCCCCTTTGGAAGAGTGGTATGCTTCAATTTGACTGTATCTCCTGGTTGTAGAAGCATATTTTCCATCATCCAAAGTGGCATATAAATGATACCCTCCTCAGCCACGAATTCAAGTACTCCACAGTGTGAGATGCAACCTGTGATGGTATTCTGAAGCTGGAAAAGCATTGGATACTCTATTTCTTGAGATATCAGACGAGAAAGAGCAGAAGGAGGCATTATAATTTTGTTGGCTTTTTCAAGCTCTGGTTTGTCAGTATAAATGGGAGGATAACATTGATAGATCTGCTCAAAAGTAGCAGCTTCTGCATACCAATTACTATCTTCATAAGGCCCTCCATACCTATATCTTCTATATCCATATCTTCTTTGATAAGATccatcttcatcatgttcttcttcatggTTGTTCATAACTTCTTCAGGTCCTCCATTTCCATATATATTTTCATCATATAAATTTTCATAATATCTTTCTTCTTCATGCACATTCATATTTTCATCAATTCCATCTTCAAGATTTCTTTCTTCTTCATGTCCATATCTactttcatcagatccatcttcatAATAACTTTCTTCATTTACATTCATATTTTCAAGCTTTCTTTCTTTTTCATGTCCATTGATATCTTCACCAGGTTCTACATATCCATATCTTCCTTCATTATCTGATCTATCTTCATCAGAACTTTTACATCCAAAAATCTCTTCCTTACCAACATAATATTCCAtttctgaaaaaaaaattatagaatttgAGCTCTGAGATAAATTCCTGTGCAGTTACGTATTCTCTTTTGTTGGGTTTTAGCAATATTATATAGATGTCATATAAAGGGTTGCGTCCTTTTTATTTTTAACAGTCGCGGTGTTAACTCTTAAGTGCTCCATCAATTTATAAATGAACCTATATAACTATTAATATGAAATAAgattggttttttaattttttagattgAAAGCTCTTTTACATGCAATGTAATTAAGAAAACGCGTAAAATGCAATTTAATATAATTACATCAGGAGCTTGGAGTGCATGTCTATCGTTCACCAAATTCGAACTTGTTGATTAATTCTTAAATGTTTAGTTAAAACGAATAAAGTTATTGTCTATATAATAATTCTGTGTATTGAATATAACTGTAAAGTTATTTGAAGAATTTTTGGCAATACTGAATTAACTTTTTTTTGTTATAGTAGAAATTTTTTTTTATGAGAACTACCTCAAAAGAGATCGTGGCaccaaagaaagataaaactttgacTATTTATAAAAGATGGAACACCAAGAAGAGATTGACAAAACAATCAATTATATCTTTAGATCCCACCCTATAACATAATAAGAAGCATGTTTTAAGCCTGCTCATGCTTTCTTTTCCTCAATTTATTTTGTTAAATCTACTAGTCCCTACAATATAAGGGTCATACATGCACTGCAATTACCAAAACCCATGCTTTTTGCCAGTTAAACTAAAGTTGTGGCTTAGTTCAACAAAATAATTAAGAAAGACAAGTTGTTAGTTTGATA is a genomic window of Cryptomeria japonica chromosome 7, Sugi_1.0, whole genome shotgun sequence containing:
- the LOC131067250 gene encoding uncharacterized protein LOC131067250, translating into MPPSALSRLISQEIEYPMLFQLQNTITGCISHCGVLEFVAEEGIIYMPLWMMENMLLQPGDTVKLKHTTLPKGRSLKLQPHTKNLLDISNPKAFLEVSLRNFSCLTTGDTIKLDYNNTIYSINIVETKPESAISVFDADLEVDFAPPLDYNHEEECNRLSSLFEQFESTKKLRI